The stretch of DNA TTTGCGCCGATGAGTTCGACGCCCAGGCGGTTGAGAGTGCCATCCTTATGGAGGGCCATCGCGATGTTGAGCGCCGTCTGGCCTCCCATGGTCGGCAGGAGGGCGTCCGGCCGTTCTTTTTCCAGCACCCGGGTCACAAATTCCGGGGTCAGGGGCTCGATGTAGGTCGCGTCGGCCAGCTCCGGATCGGTCATGATCGTGGCCGGATTAGAGTTGATCAGGATGACCCGAAATCCCTCCGCACGCAGGGCGCGGATGGCCTGGGTACCCGAGTAATCAAACTCGGCGGCCTGACCGATAACGATGGGGCCGGAGCCCAGAATACAGATCGACGCGAGGTCTTGACGGCGTGGCATAGTGCTCCTCAACACGAAAGCGGGGCAAAAACAGGCCCCGGGACCGCGCGGACTATGCCAGAGCGCGATTCTCTTGCAAAGCGGGTACACACCCCGGGGCAGCGCCGGGTCTCAACCTCGCTCAGGCGTCGAACTCGCCGGCTTCCAGTCGGTTCCAATACGAGATCAGGGCGGTGCGAATCTTCCCGGAGAGGAGAACGGCACCCAGGATGTTGGGGAAGGCCATCGAGAGAATCATCAAGTCGGAGAAGTCCAGTACGTTGCTCAGGCTGGAGACCGATCCCAGGAACACAAAGAAGAGGAAGATGACCCGATAGATCATGGAGCTGTTGGCTCCGAATAAAAAGCTCCAGCAGCGCTCTCCGTAATAGGACCACGAGATCATGGTGCTGAACGCGAAGAGGATGACGGCGATGGAGAGAATGTAGGGGAACCAGCTGATCACGGTTTCGAAGGCGGCCGAGGTCAGGGCGACGCCTTCGAGTCCGGCGGTGGCCGGGTCGGCGTAGACCCCGGTGATGACGACGACGATGCCCGTCATAAAGCAGACAATCAGGGTGTCGATGGCCGGCTCCAGCAGCGCGACAAAGCCTTCGCGCACCGGTTCCTTGGTGCGAGCCGCGGAGTGAGCGATGGCCGCCGAGCCCACGCCGGCCTCATTGGAGAAGGCCGCGCGTTGAATGCCGACGATGAGCACGCCAACCAGGCCACCGAGGCCCGCCTGCGGGGCGAATGCCTCGCTGAAAATCGTCGTGATCGCGTGGGGGATCAGCGTCACGTTGCTAAAGAGGATATAGAGCGCTGCTGAGACGTAGATGACGCACATCGCCGGGACGATTCTGGAGGCGACTTTGCCGATGCTTTTGATGCCGCCGATGATCACCAGGCCCACGAGCAGCGCGACCACGATACCGTAAATCCAGCTGCGGGGTTGTACGCCGCCCTCAAGTGGCGAGTCGTTGGTGACGCTCAGGGTAGGCGGTGAGTTCCAGGAGACGCTGCGACCCGCGACGCTGGCGAGTTGGATGCCGGTCAGTGCGCCGGCTTCAATATCGAAGCGCGGGCCGGCCTCGGTGGCAGCAATGGCCAGCGAGAGCGCGAAGCGCCCGTCGGTGGTCTGGCTCCAGTCGGCGAGGCTGATGTCGAGCCGATCGATCGGGGTAAAGAAGAGCTCTTTTTCGCTCTCCAGTGGCGAGTTGGCAGTGAGGCGCACCAGGTGCCGGGCGTAGTTCATCTCCAGCGGGGCATCGCTGACCAGGGTGGCCGTACCGGCGGCGCGCTCTCCACCGAACCAGGGCACCAGGTTGGCCATCGCGGCAAAACTCTGGTTGGCCTGAAACATGTTGCCGCCCCCGAAGGATCCGCCAATGCACAGGACGGCGAAGAGCACCGAGAGGTAGCGCCCCAGGACCGGGCGGCCGATTTCGGCCAGGCCGTCTTGCAGGTAGACCATCGGCCCGCCTTGAACCACGCCGTTGGCGTCGACCTTGCGGTACATCTGGCCCAGCGTGCACTCGGCGAACTTGCTGGTCATGCCAAAGATAGCGGCCGCCATCATCCAGAACACAGCGCCCGGGCCGCCGATCCCGACGGCGATGGCCACCCCAGCGATGTTGCCGAGTCCGACGGTGGCTGAGAGTGCGGTGGAGAGGGCCTGAAAGTGAGTGACTTCACCCGGGTTGTCCGGATCGTCGTATTTGCCGGCCACCACACGAATCGCATGGGAGACGCCGCGCAGGTTCACGAAGTCGAAGCGGAACGTAAAGAAAATAGCGCCGCTGATCAGGACCAGCACCACCAGGGGGATTTGATTGAGAAAAGCCCAGAGCCCGGAGAGTAACCCGGGGACCGTGCCAAAGGGCAGCGCTGCCATGGCCGAGACGACCAATCCGAAGCGTTGGTCGATCTTGTTGAGATCGCCGCCGCTGCTGAGTCCTACGCCGATGCTGAGCAGGATGATCAGACCGATGATCAGAGCGTAGCGCTGAGTGGGCTTCAAGAAAGGTTTCATGCAGAACCCTGGGCACGAGCATGCGAAAGCGTCGCGATCGTCGCCGGGATCCCACAAAGGGGGATGGGGGAGGCACCAGAGCCTGAAGCGCGTCTACTGGCGCCGGCCACACGGCCGGTTTGGACCGCGATGATAAAAACCGGAATGGACCGAAGGGTTTATCATCGCGGTGCCTGATCAGGCAACCGCGCTCCAGAGGAACGCGGGGTTTCGCCAGCTGAGCGCTTCAACGGGGTGTGGGTTCTTAAGGTGATTCTTTAGAAAGTTCTAAAGTGCCACGCCAGGTAAAGGCGAGCGCTTACATAGAGGGGGAAGTTCTGCGGGGCGCTCAGTGGCGCGTGCAGATCGAAGGCCAGCCCCAGGGAACGATCGCGACTCTGGCGGTAGTCCGCCCCCAGGCTCGCGCGCAGGCCCAGCGCTTCGCCGCCGGGGGCGCGCTCCGAGCTGGGGCCGGTGGGGTACACGACGCCCGCCAGGCCCAGGTAGGGAACGTAGGTGAAGACGTCGAGCGCGTAGCGCGCCTCCAGCGCCACGCTGGTGACGAGGAGGCTCTCCCAGCGCTCGTCTTCCTCTTCCAGCGTGGGATGAAACGACCCGCCGAGATCGAGGCCGACCTTCCAGAAGTCGCCCAGCTGAAGGTTCGCTCCCAGGTGGAGGGAGGGGCCCCACCGTCCCAGGGCGCTCGGAGCCGGGGCGACCGTGTTGCTCAGGCCTACACCGGT from Lujinxingia litoralis encodes:
- a CDS encoding alanine/glycine:cation symporter family protein — protein: MKPFLKPTQRYALIIGLIILLSIGVGLSSGGDLNKIDQRFGLVVSAMAALPFGTVPGLLSGLWAFLNQIPLVVLVLISGAIFFTFRFDFVNLRGVSHAIRVVAGKYDDPDNPGEVTHFQALSTALSATVGLGNIAGVAIAVGIGGPGAVFWMMAAAIFGMTSKFAECTLGQMYRKVDANGVVQGGPMVYLQDGLAEIGRPVLGRYLSVLFAVLCIGGSFGGGNMFQANQSFAAMANLVPWFGGERAAGTATLVSDAPLEMNYARHLVRLTANSPLESEKELFFTPIDRLDISLADWSQTTDGRFALSLAIAATEAGPRFDIEAGALTGIQLASVAGRSVSWNSPPTLSVTNDSPLEGGVQPRSWIYGIVVALLVGLVIIGGIKSIGKVASRIVPAMCVIYVSAALYILFSNVTLIPHAITTIFSEAFAPQAGLGGLVGVLIVGIQRAAFSNEAGVGSAAIAHSAARTKEPVREGFVALLEPAIDTLIVCFMTGIVVVITGVYADPATAGLEGVALTSAAFETVISWFPYILSIAVILFAFSTMISWSYYGERCWSFLFGANSSMIYRVIFLFFVFLGSVSSLSNVLDFSDLMILSMAFPNILGAVLLSGKIRTALISYWNRLEAGEFDA